One Beggiatoa leptomitoformis DNA segment encodes these proteins:
- the hrpB gene encoding ATP-dependent helicase HrpB → MFTPLPIDTVLPNLQSALQHHPAVVLQAPPGAGKTTRVPLALLNATWLQQQTIILLEPRRLATRAAAQRMADELGEAVGKTVGYRTRFESQLSAQTRIEVVTEGILTRRLQRDPELTGVGLVIFDEFHERSLHADTGLAFCLETQQALRDDLKLLVMSATLDGQAVAKLLGNAPIISSAGRSYPVSLQYIPTDNNAPIAESMANALRNLITETTGDILAFLPGGGEIRRTQQLLNATFPPQIQIYPLYGDLSREAQDQAIRPAANGQRKIVLATPIAETSLTIEGITTVVDSGWRRAPRFDPSSGLSHLALQRVSKAAAEQRAGRAGRLQAGTCYRLWSKEQQERLIAQTPAEILEADLAPLALELAQWGVQDANTLRWLDPPPVAALAQARELLADLEALDTQGRLTHIGKTMLTWSTHPRLAHLLCRAQELGWGNLACDIAALLTERDILRDSRNPELSARLHALQTYRQQGKQAARTQGIDSNACQLVEQLAQQWRKQLRETPQSVEADSAGILLAFAYPDRIAQRRANSHQRYRLANGRGALLPAGVTAPDYLAVAHLDGGQGAEAKIFLAEPVSQTALLHYLSARVVTQERINWDYTQACVVAQREQRLGELIFTRTPLTNLTDHARIPILIQGIQQTGISALPFTEALREWQARILALRTWMPELGLPDISDDYLLAQLDTWLAAYLTGMSRLSHLQKLNLTEILHACLTWTMQQHIDKHAPTHLLVPSGSHIRLQYFPDGQPPILAVRLQELFGLHTTPTIAQGRIKIMLHLLSPARQPIQVTQDLSSFWERTYADVKKELKGRYPKHYWPDDPYQAVATRRVKPRGE, encoded by the coding sequence ATGTTCACACCGTTACCAATTGACACCGTTCTCCCCAATTTACAAAGCGCGTTGCAACACCATCCTGCTGTCGTTTTACAAGCCCCACCGGGTGCAGGAAAAACCACCCGCGTGCCACTTGCTTTATTAAACGCAACATGGCTACAACAACAAACGATAATTTTATTAGAACCGCGTCGCCTTGCCACACGCGCCGCCGCGCAACGAATGGCGGATGAATTGGGGGAAGCTGTTGGAAAAACCGTTGGTTATAGAACCCGTTTTGAAAGCCAGTTATCTGCGCAAACACGAATAGAAGTCGTTACTGAAGGCATTTTAACCCGTCGTTTACAACGTGACCCCGAATTAACAGGCGTAGGGTTGGTTATTTTTGACGAATTTCACGAGCGCAGTTTACATGCCGATACAGGATTAGCTTTTTGTTTAGAAACGCAACAAGCCTTACGTGATGATTTAAAACTATTAGTCATGTCAGCAACTTTAGACGGGCAAGCTGTCGCCAAATTACTGGGTAACGCGCCTATTATTAGCAGTGCGGGGCGCAGTTATCCTGTGAGCTTGCAATATATCCCAACCGATAATAACGCCCCCATTGCAGAAAGCATGGCGAATGCGTTACGCAACCTTATCACGGAAACAACGGGTGACATTTTGGCATTTTTACCGGGAGGTGGGGAAATTCGACGTACACAACAATTATTAAACGCGACTTTTCCGCCACAGATACAAATTTATCCTTTATACGGTGATTTATCCCGCGAGGCACAAGACCAAGCCATTCGCCCTGCTGCGAATGGACAGCGAAAAATTGTGCTTGCGACTCCCATTGCAGAAACCAGTTTAACCATTGAAGGCATTACCACCGTTGTCGACAGCGGCTGGCGACGTGCGCCGCGATTTGACCCAAGCAGTGGTTTAAGTCATTTAGCATTGCAACGTGTATCTAAAGCCGCCGCAGAACAACGGGCAGGACGGGCAGGACGCTTGCAAGCAGGCACTTGTTACCGTTTATGGAGTAAAGAACAACAAGAACGGCTCATTGCTCAAACCCCCGCAGAAATCCTCGAGGCTGACTTAGCTCCTCTCGCCTTAGAATTGGCACAATGGGGCGTACAAGATGCCAATACCTTGCGTTGGTTAGACCCGCCACCCGTTGCAGCCCTTGCTCAAGCCCGTGAATTATTAGCCGATTTAGAAGCCTTAGACACACAAGGACGTTTAACCCATATTGGTAAAACCATGTTGACATGGTCAACACATCCGCGTTTAGCCCATTTACTTTGTCGCGCACAAGAATTGGGATGGGGAAATTTAGCATGTGATATTGCGGCATTATTAACAGAACGCGATATTCTCCGCGATAGTCGTAACCCCGAATTGTCCGCCCGATTACACGCATTACAAACCTATAGACAACAAGGAAAACAAGCCGCACGGACACAAGGCATAGACAGCAATGCTTGCCAACTTGTTGAACAACTTGCACAACAATGGCGTAAGCAATTACGTGAAACACCACAAAGCGTAGAAGCCGACAGTGCAGGCATTTTGCTTGCTTTTGCCTATCCTGACCGCATCGCCCAACGACGAGCAAACAGCCATCAACGTTATCGCTTAGCAAATGGACGGGGCGCATTACTCCCCGCAGGGGTGACTGCACCAGATTATTTAGCCGTTGCTCATTTAGATGGTGGGCAAGGAGCTGAAGCGAAAATTTTTCTTGCCGAACCCGTTAGCCAAACCGCTTTACTGCATTATCTTTCTGCGCGGGTGGTTACACAGGAACGCATAAACTGGGACTATACCCAAGCGTGTGTCGTTGCCCAACGGGAACAGCGTTTAGGTGAATTAATTTTTACTCGCACGCCTTTAACCAATCTAACGGACCATGCACGTATTCCCATTTTAATTCAAGGTATTCAACAAACAGGTATCAGTGCATTACCATTTACAGAGGCACTGCGTGAATGGCAAGCGCGTATTCTCGCTTTGCGTACATGGATGCCTGAGTTAGGATTACCTGACATCAGCGATGACTATTTGCTTGCTCAGTTAGATACGTGGTTAGCCGCTTATTTAACAGGGATGAGTCGTTTAAGTCATTTACAAAAATTGAATTTAACCGAAATTTTACACGCCTGTTTAACATGGACAATGCAACAACACATTGATAAACATGCACCAACTCACCTACTCGTTCCCAGTGGTTCACACATTCGCCTGCAATATTTTCCTGATGGACAGCCCCCCATTTTAGCGGTGCGTTTACAAGAGCTTTTCGGACTGCATACCACACCAACCATTGCTCAAGGGCGAATAAAAATCATGCTGCACTTGCTATCGCCTGCACGCCAACCGATACAAGTTACACAAGATTTAAGTAGTTTTTGGGAGAGAACCTACGCAGACGTGAAAAAAGAATTAAAAGGACGTTATCCGAAACATTATTGGCCTGATGACCCTTATCAAGCGGTAGCGACACGACGGGTAAAACCGAGAGGGGAATAA